A region from the Lolium perenne isolate Kyuss_39 chromosome 4, Kyuss_2.0, whole genome shotgun sequence genome encodes:
- the LOC127294343 gene encoding F-box/FBD/LRR-repeat protein At5g22660-like, giving the protein MDTRMSNFALQMALNLVRNDDELGPLFASLCSPEFPAATMETLVLKLGDQLLRHWREPGGIDGVVARFVFPTHYTIPDPPVSADARLGALLPHDAVDRLSRLPDALLGNIVSRLPVKDAARTAALSRRWRPVWRSTPLVLLDADLSSATSAVSCVLATHPGPFRCVHIRSFYTDEFTGLLTSWLRILAVKGIQELVLLNSRWPHAIHLPSTFLDMVSLTRLYLGLWKFPDTADLPRTSLFPNLRQLGLCTVLMETKDLDFILDRSPVLQTLCVEGDFFQLRLRLVSQSLRCVQIIGSFQEIFVVDAPCLERLIIHSEGNKGCTPDGACSKVKIGRAPKLHLLGYLELDPGNHVLKVGNTIIKAGTKVSPRTMVPSVRILAFEVRFGVRNDAKMVPSILRCFPNVETLHMKSRETHQSAGKLNMKFWHESGTIECIRSRVKRLVFHGFRGGRSELAFLKFFFESALVLKEVLIVLAPGFTSIEEVHSRLASLGSTRRASEASSLLVTGYSDPQGDYIQSFKRGSDFSIRDPFEVIIDPNAFDHA; this is encoded by the exons atggacacCCGGATGTCTAACTTCGCGCTCCAGATGGCGCTCAACTTGGTCCGCAACGACGACGAGTTGGGACCTCTCTTCGCCAGCTTGTGCTCCCCGGAGTTTCCGGCGGCGACCATGGAGACCCTAGTTCTCAAGTTGGGGGACCAGTTACTGCGCCACTGGCGTGAACCAGGCGGGATCGACGGCGTCGTCGCCCGCTTCGTCTTCCCCACCCACTACACCATCCCCGACCCACCCGTCTCCGCCGACGCTCGCCTCGGCGCCCTCCTCCCCCACGACGCCGTCGACCGCCTCAGCCGCCTCCCGGATGCACTCCTCGGCAACATCGTCTCCCGCCTCCCCGTCAAGGACGCCGCGCGCACCGCCGCGCTCTCCCGCCGCTGGCGCCCAGTCTGGCGCTCCACCCCGCTCGTCCTCCTCGACGCCGACCTCTCCTCCGCCACCTCCGCCGTGTCCTGCGTCCTCGCCACGCACCCAGGCCCCTTCCGCTGCGTCCACATCAGGAGCTTCTACACGGACGAGTTCACTGGCCTGCTCACCAGCTGGCTCCGTATCCTCGCCGTCAAGGGCATCCAGGAACTCGTGCTCCTCAACTCCCGGTGGCCACACGCCATCCATCTCCCCTCCACCTTCTTAGACATGG TATCCCTCACCCGCCTCTACCTCGGCCTCTGGAAGTTCCCCGACACGGCTGACCTCCCGCGCACCTCCCTTTTCCCCAACCTCCGTCAGCTCGGCCTCTGCACCGTCCTCATGGAGACCAAAGATTTGGACTTCATCCTCGACAGAAGCCCCGTGCTCCAGACGCTCTGTGTCGAAGGGGATTTCTTCCAGCTTCGCCTCCGCCTTGTCAGCCAAAGCCTCCGGTGCGTGCAGATCATTGGGTCATTTCAAGAAATCTTCGTCGTGGACGCCCCATGCCTTGAGCGGCTCATCATCCATTCGGAAGGTAACAAAGGTTGTACCCCTGATGGCGCTTGTAGCAAGGTCAAGATTGGTCGTGCCCCCAAGCTGCACTTGTTGGGTTACTTGGAGTTGGACCCAGGAAATCACGTGCTGAAGGTCGGCAACACCATCATCAAG GCTGGGACAAAGGTGAGCCCAAGAACCATGGTACCAAGTGTGAGAATCCTGGCATTCGAGGTGCGTTTTGGGGTCCGCAATGATGCCAAGATGGTTCCCAGCATCCTCAGATGCTTTCCAAATGTTGAGACGCTCCACATGAAG TCTAGAGAAACGCATCAATCCGCTGGCAAGCTCAACATGAAATTCTGGCATGAGTCTGGTACCATAGAATGCATCCGGTCACGCGTCAAGCGCCTTGTTTTCCATGGTTTCCGAGGGGGTCGAAGTGAGCTTGCCTTCCTCAAATTTTTCTTTGAGAGCGCGCTAGTGCTGAAGGAGGTGCTGATTGTGTTGGCTCCTGGTTTCACTTCGATAGAGGAGGTGCATTCCAGATTGGCGAGTCTGGGGTCCACGAGACGGGCCAGTGAAGCCTCCTCACTGCTGGTTACTGGCTATTCTGATCCTCAAGGAGATTACATTCAGAGCTTCAAGAGAGGATCAGACTTTTCTATTCGTGACCCTTTTGAAGTCATAATAGATCCCAATGCATTTGATCATGCATAG
- the LOC127347342 gene encoding F-box/FBD/LRR-repeat protein At5g22660, producing the protein MDTMLSPVPIKSKMAAGFRRLRIDPDEANGLFRRATAAAIATLGLLAPIFAVANHFLNGCENFFTRFFFPTPPVDHASRLPDALLGNIVSRLPVKDAARTAALSRRWRGVWRSTPLVLTSADLLPATSAVSSVLAAHPGPFRCVHLTSARMPEFHGLLQILATKGAQELLLVNGRWPHVLVLPSTFLRMATLTRLYLGLWKFPDTAAVPRASFFPNLLELGLCSVAMENRDLDFILDRSPVLETLCVQGDMLRLRLCLVSQSLRCVQIIGSFEEIFVVYAPHLERLIHSQGNKASYQNKNGTPDVTCTKVRIGHSPSCTCWDTWSWTQESARPFHLFSAGTRVSPRTMVPSLRILAMEVRFDIRNDAKMIPSVLRCFPKVETLHIKSGKTHQSTGKLNLKFWHESGSTIECIHSCIKRLVFRDFQGGRSELAFLKYFFESALVLQEVVILLAAGLASMEEVRSKVESLVPMRRASGAFSLLFNVSSDPQEDYIQSFKRGSDFSLRNPFANY; encoded by the exons atggacacAATGCTGTCGCCCGTTCCTATAAAATCCAAGATGGCGGCCGGGTTCCGGCGCCTACGCATCGACCCGGACGAGGCAAACGGACTCTTccggcgggcgacggcggcggccatTGCCACCCTAGGGCTGCTTGCGCCAATATTCGCGGTGGCGAACCACTTCCTGAACGGGTGCGAAAATTTCTTCACCCGCTTCTTCTTCCCCACCCCGCCCGTCGACCACGCCAGCCGCCTCCCCGACGCGCTCCTCGGCAACATCGTCTCCCGCCTCCCCGTCAAGGACGCCGCGCGCACGGCCGCACTCTCCCGCCGCTGGCGCGGGGTCTGGCGTTCCACCCCGCTCGTCCTCACCTCCGCCGACCTCCTCCCCGCCACCTCCGCCGTGTCCAGCGTCCTAGCCGCGCACCCGGGCCCCTTCCGCTGCGTCCACCTCACCAGCGCCCGCATGCCGGAGTTCCACGGCCTGCTCCAGATCCTCGCCACCAAGGGCGCCCAGGAGCTCCTGCTCGTCAACGGCCGGTGGCCGCACGTCCTCGTTCTGCCCTCCACCTTCCTACGCATGGCCACCCTCACCCGGCTCTACCTCGGCCTGTGGAAGTTCCCCGACACGGCCGCCGTCCCGCGCGCCTCCTTTTTCCCCAACCTCCTCGAGCTCGGCCTCTGCAGCGTCGCCATGGAGAACAGGGATTTGGACTTCATCCTCGACAGGAGCCCCGTGCTGGAGACGCTCTGTGTACAAGGGGACATGTTGCGTCTCCGTCTCTGCCTTGTCAGCCAAAGCCTCCGGTGCGTGCAGATCATCGGCTCATTTGAAGAAATCTTCGTGGTCTATGCCCCGCACCTTGAGCGGCTCATCCATTCCCAAGGTAACAAAGCTTCATATCAAAACAAAAATGGTACCCCTGATGTGACCTGCACCAAGGTCAGGATTGGCCATTCCCCCAGCTGCACTTGTTGGGATACTTGGAGTTGGACGCAGGAAA GTGCCCGACCATTCCATTTGTTCAGT GCTGGGACAAGGGTGAGCCCGAGAACCATGGTACCAAGTCTGAGAATCCTGGCTATGGAGGTGCGATTTGATATCCGCAATGATGCCAAGATGATTCCCAGCGTCCTCAGATGCTTTCCGAAAGTTGAGACACTCCACATCAAG TCTGGAAAAACGCATCAATCCACTGGCAAGCTCAACCTCAAATTCTGGCACGAGTCTGGTAGTACCATAGAATGCATCCATTCGTGCATCAAGCGTCTCGTTTTCCGTGATTTCCAAGGGGGCAGGAGCGAGCTTGCcttcctcaaatatttcttcgagAGCGCGTTGGTGCTGCAGGAGGTGGTGATTCTGTTGGCCGCTGGTTTGGCTTCGATGGAAGAGGTGCGTTCCAAAGTGGAGAGCCTAGTGCCCATGAGACGGGCCAGTGGAGCCTTCTCACTGCTGTTCAATGTCTCTTCTGATCCCCAAGAAGATTACATTCAGAGCTTCAAAAGAGGATCTGATTTTTCTCTTCGCAACCCTTTTGCCAACTACTGA